The sequence TTGAGCTGGCGGAGCTGAGGTCTGCCAGCAGAGCTACTGTGAGGGCTGCGCTGGGCTTTTTGGGAAATGCTGGTGTCATCCCAGCTTTCCACTGACCTGCTGGGTGGCTTTAGCTGTGTCACCCCCCACTGTCCCAAGCGGGCCAACCGCTTGCTTCACAGGTGGCACTGGAGCAGTCATGGGCTGGCCCATCTTTGGTGGCACCTGGGCTCGTGGTGGGTGTGGGGTGCTGGGGTGATGCTCACCCTCCCGTCACCTTTGCAGCTCCCCGGCTTCTGTGAAGGCAGCGGATCGGTCCTGGGCGTCCAGACCCACATCGACTGCAGCAGCTTCCTGGGCCACAAAGCCGTGTACCGCATGGGCTTCGCCATGGCcgccttcttcttcctcttcgcGCTGCTCATGGTGTGCGTGCGCAGCAGCAAGGACCCGCGAGCCGCCGTGCAGAACGGGTGAGCGTCCGTCCCTGGGGGCACACAGAGCCCCCTTCCCCGCTGGGTTCCCACTTGCAGACTgtgcctcctctctcctcctgcaGCTTCTGGTTCTTCAAGTTCCTGGTGCTGGTGGGGATCACGGTGGGGGCCTTCTACATCCCCGACGGTGCCTTCACCTCTGGTGAGGACCTGCCCGCCCTGTCTGCTGGGTTAACCCTCAGCACAGGGTCAAACCCAGGCTGGAGCTGGCAAATTCCCATTTTCCCTGCTCTTAACTGGCTTTTCTCTTGCCCTCCAAGTCTGGTTTTACTTTGGTGTGGTcggctccttcctcttcatcctcatccaGCTCATTCTCCTCATTGACTTCGCCCACTCCTGGAGCCAATTGTGGCTGCGCAACGCGGACAAGAGCAACGCCAAGGGCTGGTACGCAGGTGGGTACGGTGGCACCGCAGAGGGTGCAGGGGTGGGGGAACTCATCCTGGGGGGGTGACACGGAGCTGGTGGTGACCTGGGGCTCTGATCCaccctcttttctttttgtttcctcccCCAGCCCTTTGCATCGTCACCTTCATCTTCTACGCCGCCTCCATTGCGGCTGTAGTTCTGCTCTACGTCTACTACACCAAGCCCGAGGGCTGCACGGAGGGCAAGGTCCTCATCAGCATCAACCTCATCCTCTGCCTCATCATCTCTGCCGTGTCCATCCTGCCCAAGATCCAGGTGAGGTGACGGGGGGACACCTGGGAGGCCAGTGGCTGTGTTACCATGGGGTACAGGACCAGCCCTGAACACCCGCCGTTGTGTTTGCAGGAGGCTCAGCCGCACTCGGGGCTGCTGCAGGCGTCCCTCATCACCCTCTACACCATTTACATTACCTGGTCCGCCCTGGCCAATGTACCAAGTAAGGAGGATGTGGCCTTGGCTTCGGGAGGGAGGTGCCTGGAGCAGGGCCACCCACTGGGGTGGGTGCTTTGCCCCCCTGGGTCTCTGGAGAAAGGTGCTGAACCCCCTGTGTGTGTCCC is a genomic window of Patagioenas fasciata isolate bPatFas1 chromosome 25, bPatFas1.hap1, whole genome shotgun sequence containing:
- the SERINC2 gene encoding serine incorporator 2 isoform X2; the protein is MIIPGVEKELYKLPGFCEGSGSVLGVQTHIDCSSFLGHKAVYRMGFAMAAFFFLFALLMVCVRSSKDPRAAVQNGFWFFKFLVLVGITVGAFYIPDGAFTSVWFYFGVVGSFLFILIQLILLIDFAHSWSQLWLRNADKSNAKGWYAALCIVTFIFYAASIAAVVLLYVYYTKPEGCTEGKVLISINLILCLIISAVSILPKIQEAQPHSGLLQASLITLYTIYITWSALANVPNLTCNPTLLVRNSTVSAMATQSVTTWWDAPSIVGLIIFILCTFFISVRSSDHPQVNKLMLTEESAAGATGEAAAVESGVHRAYDDEQDGVSYNYTFFHLCLLLAALYIMMTLTNWYRPDESLQVLTSPWTAVWVKICSSWAGLLLYLWTLVAPLVLPDRDFS